In one window of Leptidea sinapis chromosome 9, ilLepSina1.1, whole genome shotgun sequence DNA:
- the LOC126966236 gene encoding sialin-like, whose translation MAFINIKSFDVIPVRVNLWLMIFTACWVIYMLRVNMSLNLIAMVPEQSKTNTARLSQCSENKPVRSTNYENENITADVGVVLTRVKDERFNWSADQQANILGAYFWCYPITSLIGGMAAERWGPRYVVLISSLASGVLTALSPVAARMGNVALVIVRFWLGFAGGFIYPALHVLVARWAPPAEKGKFISAMMGGTLGTVATWSLTGPLMEKYGWASAFYLPAALTFVWCALWWYLVADKPNEHPRISDSEKKYINDALGDKVQDSKGLPPFKKICTSLPFLAMVVLHYGNLWGLYFIMTVGPKFVSSVLGFELKAAGVISALPYLARLLFATMFGAIGDCILARKLMRTTIIRKFFCLFSHIIPGVFLILMMYSGCSTALSVALITLSMGFNGAATLTNLQNHQDLAPNYAGTLYGIANFVGSTAGFVTPLITAYFTRNGDDFDHWRPVFYVGASVYIVSAIFFILFGSGKTQSWNYAVKPVEENRGNDLKDMSNAPKNGKARETKETPISVSGA comes from the exons atGTGATCCCGGTGCGAGTTAACTTATGGCTTATGATTTTTACTGCTTGTTGGGTCATTTATATGTTAAGGGTAAATATGAGTTTAAATCTCATAGCCATGGTTCCGGAACAGTCGAAAACCAATACTGC aAGGCTGTCTCAATGTAGTGAAAATAAACCTGTGAGAAGTACTAATTACGAGAATGAAAATATTACAGCTGATGTCGGAGTAGTCCTCACTCGT GTAAAAGATGAACGCTTTAATTGGTCAGCTGATCAGCAGGCAAACATCTTGGGCGCCTATTTTTGGTGCTATCCTATTACATCACTGATTGGCGGGATGGCTGCCGAACGATGGGGTCCGAGATATGTAGTCCTTATATCATCGCTAGCTAGTGGGGTTTTAACCGCCTTAAGTCCAGTAGCAGCTCGAATGGGAAATGTTGCTCTCGTCATTGTAAGGTTTTGGCTTGGATTCGCAGGC GGCTTTATATATCCTGCTCTTCATGTTTTGGTAGCAAGATGGGCACCACCAGCGGAGAAAGGCAAATTTATAAGTGCAATGATGGGTGGCACATTGGGCACTGTAGCCACTTGGTCGCTCACGGGACCTCTCATGGAAAAATACGGATGGGCTTCAGCGTTTTACCTACCGGCTGCACTCACGTTTGTTTGGTGTGCCTTATGGTGGTATCTCGTTGCTGATAAACCGAATGAGCACCCAAGAATAAGTGATTctgaaaagaaatatataaatgatgcACTTGGTGACAAAGTACAGGATTCAAAG GGTCTACCCCCGTTTAAGAAGATTTGCACGTCTCTCCCGTTTCTGGCAATGGTTGTGTTGCATTACGGAAATCTGTGGGGCTTATACTTCATAATGACTGTTGGACCAAAATTTGTTTCAAGTGTACTGGGATTTGAACTGAAAGCAGCCGGTGTGATATCGGCTCTGCCATATTTAGCAAGATTGTTATTCGCAACGATGTTTGGAGCCATCGGAGACTGTATATTGGCACGAAAGTTGATGAGAACCacaataataagaaaatttttttgCTTATTCTCTCACATCATACCTGgagtgtttttaattttaatgatgtATTCAGGATGCTCCACCGCTTTGTCAGTGGCGTTAATCACTTTATCTATGGGATTCAACGGGGCGGCAACTTTGACTAATCTACAAAACCACCAGGACTTGGCACCAAATTACGCGGGCACCCTGTACGGCATTGCCAACTTTGTCGGAAGTACAGCGGGCTTCGTAACTCCTCTTATAACTGCGTATTTTACAAGAAATGGg gATGACTTCGATCATTGGCGCCCGGTATTTTACGTTGGTGCTTCAGTATATATAGTTTCTGCCATCTTCTTCATTCTGTTTGGATCTGGAAAAACCCAATCATGGAATTATGCAGTTAAGCCCGTAGAAGAAAATAGGGGTAATGATTTGAAAGACATGAGTAATGCGCCCAAAAATGGCAAAGCAAGAGAGACTAAAGAAACACCTATAAGCGTCAGCGGTGcctaa